One segment of Leptospira langatensis DNA contains the following:
- a CDS encoding low molecular weight protein-tyrosine-phosphatase → MVDSPDSQLKCKVLFVCLGNICRSPAAEGAFIDLIQKRGLFHLFEVDSCGTSRYHLGELADPRARQTARKKGIELVHKARQFKKSDFENFDYILAMDRSNQKDLFALASGDEERKKVHLFRKFQKGPGKDSDVPDPYYGTMKDFEEVQQIVADASEGFLEFVLNKNGVKNA, encoded by the coding sequence ATGGTGGATTCTCCCGATTCTCAGCTTAAGTGTAAGGTCTTGTTTGTCTGCTTGGGAAATATCTGCAGATCTCCGGCTGCCGAAGGAGCGTTTATCGATCTGATCCAGAAGAGAGGGCTATTTCATCTCTTCGAAGTGGATTCCTGTGGCACGTCACGCTATCATTTAGGAGAACTCGCAGATCCGAGAGCCAGGCAAACCGCTCGCAAGAAAGGGATCGAGCTTGTGCATAAGGCCAGGCAATTTAAAAAGTCCGATTTTGAAAATTTCGATTATATCCTCGCCATGGACAGATCCAACCAAAAGGATTTATTCGCCCTGGCTTCCGGCGACGAAGAAAGAAAAAAAGTCCATTTGTTCAGAAAGTTCCAAAAAGGCCCGGGCAAGGATTCGGATGTTCCGGATCCATATTACGGAACCATGAAGGATTTTGAAGAGGTTCAACAAATCGTAGCGGACGCTTCGGAAGGATTTCTGGAGTTTGTTTTGAATAAGAATGGAGTAAAGAATGCCTAA
- a CDS encoding Crp/Fnr family transcriptional regulator, with translation MNKINIPAGQIIFREGELNNSMYIITSGTVEIFFTHKNSATRLALMKKGDFFGEMALFRAKPRTATARAIVDTEMVPVESKQQLERYLIANPEFAAKMVRILADRLANTNELLISKLNEITTKEIEYQIE, from the coding sequence ATGAACAAAATCAATATTCCCGCCGGGCAAATTATTTTCAGAGAAGGTGAATTGAATAATTCCATGTATATCATCACCTCCGGCACTGTTGAAATATTTTTTACTCATAAAAATTCGGCCACTCGCCTGGCCTTAATGAAGAAAGGCGATTTTTTTGGTGAGATGGCCTTGTTCCGAGCCAAGCCTAGGACTGCCACTGCAAGAGCGATTGTGGATACCGAGATGGTCCCTGTAGAATCCAAGCAGCAATTGGAGAGATATCTGATCGCGAATCCTGAGTTTGCCGCTAAGATGGTAAGAATTCTTGCGGACCGTTTGGCAAATACGAACGAGCTTCTGATCTCTAAATTAAACGAGATCACTACCAAAGAGATCGAGTACCAGATAGAGTAG
- a CDS encoding SDR family NAD(P)-dependent oxidoreductase — translation MSNLSSKKKVIITGASSGIGRELAILYGKAGHDVALTARRKKVLEEIAKEIRGFNAGGKVLTASLDVSKTEDNFKVLPKLAKDLGGADLFIANAGISTSSSFGAKSFEADKKVIDTNLLGLMAGVSALQSVFRSQKKGQIVGISSVASFRGLPGSASYSTSKAAVSTYLEALRGEVRKSGIKVTVIHPGFIDTPINQKLDSRPFLVSVEKGAKKIYDRIESGVRSATVPWFPWALVGVLMRSIPEFLWEKIEAK, via the coding sequence ATGTCCAACCTGAGTTCTAAGAAAAAAGTTATTATAACCGGAGCTAGCTCCGGAATTGGCAGAGAATTGGCCATATTGTATGGCAAAGCGGGGCATGATGTGGCATTGACTGCACGCCGTAAAAAAGTTTTGGAAGAGATCGCAAAAGAGATCCGGGGCTTTAATGCGGGCGGAAAGGTTTTGACAGCAAGCCTGGACGTCTCCAAGACCGAAGACAATTTTAAGGTGCTTCCCAAATTGGCAAAGGATCTGGGAGGAGCGGATCTATTTATCGCGAATGCTGGGATCTCCACCAGTTCTTCTTTCGGTGCCAAGAGTTTTGAAGCAGATAAGAAGGTGATCGATACGAACCTTCTCGGCCTCATGGCAGGAGTCTCCGCTTTACAAAGTGTGTTCCGATCTCAGAAGAAGGGGCAGATAGTAGGTATCTCCTCGGTGGCCTCCTTCCGTGGGCTGCCTGGTTCCGCAAGTTACTCCACTTCCAAGGCGGCGGTCTCGACTTACTTAGAAGCTCTGAGAGGAGAGGTCCGAAAGTCCGGGATCAAGGTCACGGTGATCCATCCGGGCTTCATAGATACTCCTATCAATCAAAAGTTGGATTCTCGTCCTTTTCTTGTTTCCGTAGAAAAGGGAGCCAAAAAAATTTACGATAGGATCGAATCCGGCGTCAGATCTGCGACTGTGCCTTGGTTTCCTTGGGCGCTTGTGGGTGTGCTGATGAGATCGATCCCTGAGTTCTTATGGGAGAAAATCGAAGCTAAATAG
- a CDS encoding ParA family protein produces MKARSLNVEEVLSEYALGSEEEFLEKAEAWSVPKDGKGKYKAEVLDKYFSKKDKSAYESVIIAVSNQKGGEGKTTVSICLAEALSKAGKKVLLLDWDAQANITQLYVGQTEKSVFHSLGYKNEDKLPISEIIVNLAPGLDLVPSSIHLANFTTPYERDDFDLLKEALLPVRSSYEYIIIDCPPSLGLILENALIAADSVLVPIQTRAFSVQGLKDLHGTIEKIRKKANPTLGLLGAVLNQYEDSRALSGLAETVRKYFPVFESVVYRREAIPQSQAKRKLLSEYDPKAMQMFSVLAEEVMRRSDGKKS; encoded by the coding sequence GTGAAAGCGAGATCATTGAACGTAGAAGAGGTTCTTTCCGAATACGCCTTAGGTTCCGAGGAGGAATTCTTGGAAAAGGCGGAGGCCTGGTCCGTGCCAAAGGATGGCAAAGGAAAGTACAAGGCAGAAGTATTGGATAAGTACTTCTCCAAGAAGGATAAGAGTGCATATGAATCTGTGATCATAGCTGTTTCCAATCAGAAAGGCGGAGAAGGAAAGACCACAGTCTCCATTTGCTTGGCAGAAGCATTGTCTAAGGCAGGAAAGAAAGTGCTTCTCTTGGACTGGGATGCTCAGGCAAATATCACTCAGCTTTATGTGGGGCAAACGGAGAAGTCCGTCTTTCATTCTCTGGGATATAAGAACGAGGATAAGCTTCCTATCTCCGAGATCATAGTGAATCTTGCACCCGGATTGGATCTGGTCCCTTCTTCTATTCATTTAGCGAACTTTACTACTCCGTATGAGAGAGACGATTTTGATCTTCTGAAAGAAGCTCTATTGCCTGTGCGCTCCTCTTATGAATATATTATAATAGATTGTCCTCCGTCTCTCGGATTGATCCTGGAGAATGCTCTGATCGCGGCAGACTCGGTGCTAGTCCCCATACAAACCAGAGCGTTCAGCGTGCAAGGGCTGAAGGACCTTCATGGTACGATCGAGAAGATCCGAAAGAAAGCGAATCCGACCCTTGGACTCTTGGGAGCGGTCTTGAATCAATACGAGGACTCAAGGGCTCTTTCGGGTCTCGCGGAAACTGTGCGCAAATATTTCCCTGTTTTCGAATCGGTTGTGTATCGGAGAGAGGCAATTCCTCAGTCCCAAGCAAAACGCAAACTTTTATCAGAATACGATCCCAAGGCGATGCAGATGTTTTCCGTTCTCGCCGAGGAAGTAATGAGGAGATCCGATGGCAAAAAGAGCTGA
- a CDS encoding putative porin: MKILIRFLLLSIFLVHLQNIQAQDKGPPLILKTESDQKNETTPSSGGNIPSFLKDFLSRSSLTGLFGQNGGQHIFESGTKYPNLSGVKAGSRITYDREFQYGGLEFKHWWNGWEISLGYRSNFKNQRTEQGRDEDFFMGSVTQERGTKIDLGHLSFYDTPYTFTGTQNFADGRGKLKMKQDRISLQARKYFGTSDPDPRKAGSGIFLSGGAHYSFFKYYLYDVTQWIATVPIVTYGPIGIGLSYSNSTWEFPFGIGYRYSTGNWMLETGFMGSVWYSHYRDYHYQRNLNFIGDSSGYGIETHIAGAYVLNSWMFLLKLTEYRLYGQGSFQTHGGLNTSDILSNFSGEYRNYLSTKQFAVELQITNFLDWISR; this comes from the coding sequence ATGAAAATTCTAATTCGATTCTTGCTCTTATCTATCTTTTTAGTCCATCTGCAAAATATCCAAGCCCAAGACAAGGGCCCCCCTCTCATCCTAAAGACAGAATCCGATCAGAAGAACGAAACTACCCCGTCCTCCGGCGGAAACATTCCCTCCTTCCTGAAGGACTTTCTATCTCGCAGCTCCTTGACCGGGCTATTCGGCCAGAACGGCGGACAGCATATCTTCGAATCAGGGACCAAATATCCGAACCTCTCCGGAGTAAAGGCGGGGTCCAGGATCACCTACGATCGTGAATTCCAATACGGAGGTCTCGAGTTCAAGCACTGGTGGAATGGCTGGGAGATCAGCCTAGGATATAGAAGTAATTTTAAGAACCAAAGGACGGAGCAGGGTAGGGACGAGGACTTCTTCATGGGAAGCGTGACCCAGGAGAGAGGGACAAAGATCGATCTAGGTCATCTTAGCTTTTACGATACACCCTATACTTTCACCGGCACCCAGAATTTCGCGGACGGTCGGGGAAAGCTGAAGATGAAACAGGATCGCATCAGCCTCCAAGCCAGAAAGTATTTCGGCACTTCCGACCCGGACCCTCGTAAGGCTGGTTCGGGAATATTCCTATCCGGCGGAGCCCATTATAGTTTCTTTAAATATTATCTCTACGATGTGACCCAATGGATCGCAACTGTCCCGATAGTCACCTATGGCCCCATCGGGATCGGGCTTAGTTATTCCAATTCCACTTGGGAATTCCCCTTTGGGATCGGCTATAGGTATTCTACCGGGAATTGGATGTTGGAAACAGGTTTTATGGGAAGCGTTTGGTATAGCCACTACAGGGATTACCATTACCAAAGGAACCTCAACTTCATAGGAGACTCTTCCGGATATGGGATAGAGACCCATATTGCAGGAGCATATGTTCTGAACTCTTGGATGTTCTTATTAAAGTTAACCGAATACAGACTGTACGGACAAGGAAGCTTTCAAACTCACGGAGGATTGAATACATCCGATATCCTTTCAAATTTCTCCGGAGAATATAGGAATTATCTTAGCACGAAGCAGTTCGCAGTAGAACTTCAGATCACTAATTTCTTGGATTGGATCTCTCGTTAA
- a CDS encoding GGDEF domain-containing protein — MDTLEEVLKSKEEEIQKLRELLELYERVSKLGEEELLAAEQTLNAQETTANLARNELIEMRDRFKGLGQLNSERKTAILEIVNDRQAPLPSLATKFEEMGKKDDYFYSDFFRIIANLDLPESEARSLWKEVYAHAEGISKQLGRSMNFVVALLDYIYLKNRLIENPKIVDIYSFEEIILNAVIDEGTGIYNRRYFNLVLNKEITRSKRYQRSFCLFLFDLDNFKKINDTKGHSFGDDILKLVAGTLMYAFRTEDISCRVGGEEFTVILPETSKANARVAIERFRTYLRNSSKNDFGIEVTVSGGVAEYPKDGEESSRLYSISDARLYEAKSLGKDRIVYE, encoded by the coding sequence ATGGATACTTTGGAAGAAGTTTTAAAATCAAAGGAAGAAGAGATCCAAAAACTCAGAGAACTCTTGGAGCTGTACGAGAGAGTCTCCAAGCTAGGCGAAGAAGAGCTACTCGCCGCAGAGCAAACCCTGAACGCGCAGGAAACCACTGCCAATCTAGCCCGAAACGAACTCATAGAGATGAGAGACCGTTTCAAAGGTCTCGGTCAACTCAATTCGGAAAGAAAGACCGCGATCTTAGAGATCGTAAACGATAGACAAGCCCCTCTTCCTAGCCTTGCCACCAAGTTCGAGGAGATGGGCAAGAAGGACGATTATTTCTACTCCGACTTCTTTCGGATCATAGCCAACCTGGACCTGCCCGAATCGGAGGCCAGATCCCTTTGGAAAGAAGTCTATGCCCATGCAGAAGGGATCAGTAAACAGCTCGGCCGAAGCATGAACTTCGTGGTCGCCCTACTAGATTATATTTATTTAAAGAATCGGCTCATAGAGAACCCCAAGATCGTGGATATCTATTCATTCGAAGAGATCATCCTGAATGCCGTCATAGACGAAGGCACCGGGATCTATAATAGACGATATTTCAATCTGGTCCTCAATAAAGAGATCACCCGAAGCAAGAGATACCAACGAAGCTTCTGCTTGTTCCTATTCGATCTGGACAATTTCAAGAAGATCAACGATACCAAAGGACATTCTTTCGGGGACGATATACTGAAACTGGTTGCGGGAACCTTAATGTACGCCTTCCGGACAGAGGATATCAGCTGCAGGGTGGGAGGAGAGGAATTCACGGTCATTCTACCGGAAACTTCCAAGGCAAATGCGAGAGTCGCTATAGAGAGATTCCGTACCTACCTCAGAAATTCCTCTAAGAACGATTTTGGGATAGAGGTCACCGTCTCCGGAGGAGTCGCCGAATACCCCAAAGACGGGGAAGAAAGCAGCCGACTCTACTCGATTTCCGATGCAAGATTGTACGAGGCCAAATCCTTAGGAAAGGACAGGATCGTCTACGAATAG
- a CDS encoding NADPH-dependent FMN reductase, translating into MKIGIIVASQQKESQSAKVGAFLASKLKEMSVETWTLDLGKNPLPFYDSTQTESNSVWQGVWKPIDSELKSAEGFVVVTPEYGGMASPAIKNFFLHAGLVQLGHKPALLASVSAARGGAFPIHELRASSYKNTKICYIPEHLIFREVEHLVNGGEPVSQEDSYIRERSVFALKILIAYANSLSEIRESGVVYDARFRNGMS; encoded by the coding sequence ATGAAGATCGGTATCATAGTAGCTTCTCAACAGAAAGAATCCCAGTCAGCAAAGGTCGGAGCCTTTTTGGCCTCTAAGTTAAAAGAGATGTCGGTAGAAACCTGGACATTGGATCTGGGAAAGAATCCTCTTCCTTTCTATGACTCTACTCAGACGGAATCGAATTCAGTTTGGCAAGGCGTATGGAAACCTATCGATTCCGAGCTCAAAAGTGCAGAAGGTTTTGTCGTGGTCACTCCCGAATACGGAGGAATGGCAAGCCCTGCGATCAAGAATTTCTTCTTACATGCGGGACTCGTTCAGTTGGGCCATAAGCCTGCATTGCTCGCCTCTGTTTCGGCAGCCAGAGGTGGCGCATTCCCGATCCATGAGCTTCGTGCGAGTTCTTATAAGAACACCAAGATCTGTTATATTCCGGAACATTTGATCTTCCGAGAGGTGGAACATCTCGTCAACGGAGGTGAACCTGTTTCCCAAGAAGATTCTTATATCAGGGAGAGAAGCGTGTTTGCTCTCAAGATCCTGATTGCGTACGCGAATTCTCTTTCTGAGATCCGAGAGTCCGGCGTTGTTTATGACGCTCGCTTTCGGAATGGAATGTCCTGA
- a CDS encoding ParB/RepB/Spo0J family partition protein, with product MAKRADFAGLDLLTAFGGEETSKKEISLSDILPNPDQPRVFGKEEVGDLVESMKRLGLIEPIVVRKQGKKFQIVAGERRFQAARILGWKSVPVVETEASEDRCYEMALAENEKRKSLNPWEVGRAIQFLRKERKKTAEEVGKILGYTERYVKQLSSIARLDQRSVAELLKTGAEPSVKNLETLLKKKEGRGGEIISPRKAPERIIVDLKSLSSKNRDSFLRELSNLKKKYGLS from the coding sequence ATGGCAAAAAGAGCTGATTTCGCGGGACTGGATTTGCTGACCGCCTTCGGCGGAGAAGAAACTTCTAAGAAAGAGATCTCGCTTTCGGATATTCTCCCGAATCCGGACCAACCAAGAGTCTTCGGAAAAGAAGAAGTAGGCGATCTGGTCGAGTCCATGAAAAGACTAGGGTTGATAGAGCCGATCGTAGTCCGTAAGCAAGGTAAGAAGTTCCAGATCGTAGCAGGAGAGAGAAGGTTCCAGGCCGCAAGGATCCTTGGCTGGAAATCCGTTCCTGTGGTAGAGACGGAAGCTTCCGAAGATAGATGCTACGAAATGGCCCTGGCCGAGAACGAAAAGAGAAAAAGTTTAAACCCTTGGGAAGTGGGACGCGCTATCCAATTCCTCAGAAAAGAAAGAAAGAAAACTGCAGAAGAAGTCGGAAAGATCTTAGGTTACACCGAAAGATATGTAAAGCAATTGAGCTCGATCGCAAGACTGGACCAAAGATCGGTTGCGGAATTGCTGAAGACTGGAGCTGAGCCTTCTGTCAAGAACCTGGAAACCTTATTGAAGAAGAAGGAAGGCAGAGGGGGTGAAATCATTTCACCCCGCAAGGCGCCCGAGAGGATCATAGTGGATCTGAAATCCCTTAGTTCTAAGAACAGGGATTCTTTCCTAAGAGAACTTTCTAATCTGAAGAAAAAATACGGCCTGAGCTGA